The region AAACGTTCACTGGTAATCAAACCGCTCGCCGATATTGCCCCGTATAACGCAATCATTGTTGTCATCACGATCGCATAATAATCCATCGAGCCCGGCTGTTTCGTCGGAAGGATAGCATGATCATTAATATAATCGTGTTTGGCCGGCGCCGCAAATACAGTATCAGCTTTGTTTGGTGCCACCTTTGTAACCTCGGTTATTAAATTGTACCTGTCTACAAAAGACGCAAGCATCCCCTGTAAAATACTGCCCTTTATACTGTTTTGATCATTTACAAATAAGTGGAAACCCGCTTGATCAATCGAAACATAACCATCTGCTTTTCCTTGCTTTACTAAGTCCATTCCGTCTAAACTGTCTTTGACCGGGGTAAAATCAATCCCGGATTCTGCTACTCCCTTCGTAAATGCCTCAAACGGTTGCGTAAGACTATCATTGGTGTTGTCATACACCACATCCATTTCATCAATCGAAATATCCTCATTAAATGCTCCAGTCAATGCCGTACCAAGCACAAGCATAAGAACAATTGGTAACGCAAGCATAAATACCAATGTCCGAATGTCGCGAAAGTCATGTTTCATTTCTTTCCAAGCGATTTGCAATATGTTCATCGGATTACCTCCTTTCCTTATGCGTCGCGTAAATTTCTCCCTGTCAAAGTTAGGAATACGGTTTCCAAATTTGGTTCCTTTTCATCCAGTGTGCGAATTTCGATTTGATTGTTGATAAAATAAGCGATAATTTGGTTTAAATTGTTAACACCTAATTCCGTCGTGATTTGCACCGTATTTTCGACTACATTGATGTTTGCTACCCCTTGGATCGCTTGAATGGCCGTCACATCGATCGCTTCTACGGACTGAACAGTGATAAAAATTAATTTGGAATCAGTAATTAATGATTTCAATTGTTCTTTGGTGCCCTCGGCAATGATTTTTCCATGATCAATAATTGCAATGCGCGTGCAGATTTCCTCGACCTCTTCCATGTAGTGGCTTGTATAAATAATCGTACAGCCCATCTCATTCAGCTTACGTACTGAAGTTAAAATATAATTTCTTGATTGCGGATCAATCCCGACAGTTGGCTCATCCATAATAATCAGCTTAGGTTGATGGGCAATAGCACAAGCGATGTTGAGCCGACGTTTCATCCCGCCGGAAAATGTTTTCGGATAGCTCTTTTGTTTTTCAGTAAGCCCGACAAATTTCAAAGCTTCTTCCGTTCGATCTTGCAATTTCTGCCCGCGCAGACCGTATAAACCGGCGAAAAATCTTACATTCTCATAAGCAGTCAGATCTTCATAAATTGCTAATTCCTGTGGCACCAGCCCAATATGTTTCTTAATGAATTCGCTATGTTTACTGGTTTCTTTGCCCAGAATCATGATTGACCCATTATTTTTCCGTAATAAACCCGTGACCATATGAATAACCGTACTCTTCCCCGCTCCATTGGATCCAAGAAAGCCGAATATTTCACCCTCGGCAATAGATAGTGACATATTATCAACTGCAATAAAATCACCAAATTTCTTTGTCAGATCCTTTATCTTCAAAATATTCATCGTTTCACCTCTTTGGCTGATTAACTCTGTTATTAGTATAAAAAAAAGAACGCACCAGCATAAGTGCATTCATTCATTATCTGACATGAAGTTTTTCATGTTTTTTATTTCCAGCCACCGACTAACTTCTGGGCTCGGGGCACGACCGCACAAGTTTCAATGTGAATCCGCCAGATTGTTTGCGTGCCTGGCACCCAAACAATTATTGAATCGGCAATAGTGTGGTTACCGAAAATCCATCCTTGCCATCAATGATGATTTTCCCGTCTAATGCAGCTGTACGTTCTTCCATGCCGATAATGCCTAACCCTTTTTCGATTTTTTCCGTACCTTGTCCATCATCCTTCACTTCCACTTTAATCAATTTATTTAGCACCTTCACATCAACCGTAATTTGCGTACTGTTTTCCGCATACTTCAGCGAGTTGGTTAACGCTTCAGTGATGTTCTCTTGAATAATCTTCCATTGAAATGAGGTTATCCGTTCCATATTTCCGTTATAGGTGAGAACCGTATGTTTTTCATGCTTGGCAGCAAATTCATCGAGATATAGTTTTAATCGATTAATCCCGACCTGTTCGGTTGTTGGTTTCATATTTTTCAAGGTCAACCGAATACGCTCAATACCATCCTGTGTAATCCCAATGGCGTTTTGCAACAATTCCTCCGCCTTTTCCTGGTCTATCTTCAGCAAACGTTTGGTTGCCTCCATTTGGATCAGTGCACCGGTAATCGCATGTCCAATATCATCGTGAATTTGCTGGGAAATACGATTTCGTTCTTCCAATTTAAATGTATAGGCAGACTGCTTCATAAACACGTCATTTTCATTGATTTGCTTCATCAATTTATGCTGCGTCACCCGCATCGCATCCAATTGCTCTTCACTTTTTACAAGCTTGTGATGATACATTTTTCCCATGGTATATGTAAGAAACGTGTAAACTGCCACCAACATATAGACAGGCTGTATTTCAACTGATATGTAAAAGACAGGAATAATAGCAAAAACGAATGGGAGTATCTTCTGGGCGGTCCATTGGTCAAACAATTCAATGATTGATAACGGAACCAATAATATAAAAAATGGACTAACATGAATGCTCGCAATGACGGATAACACCATTGAAGCCAGCAAAAATAAGGTAATAAACGTTCGTCGCCTGAATAGATGCAAACTAATATTGATACAGATGTAAAGCAACAGTAAAAACACATCCCAGGAAATTCCTGTTGTTTGTTGATAAACAAAGGTTAACACGATAAAGAAAATGAGGACGAGTTTATTGATAATGGTCCAGCGTTCCATCTCAATACACGTTTCCTGTTAAATAATAGACAGCAATTTGGGTGCGATGCTTCAAGCCTGTTTTCCCAAGAATTGTTGTGATGTAATTGGCGACCGTTCCTCCTGAGATATACATATGTTCCGCAATTTCCTTATTGGCGTAACCCTTTGCGATATAACCCATAATTTCTAATTCGCGCTCGGTAAACAAATTTTTATCAATCTTTGTCTCCTTTTCTTGTTGGTGTCCACTGGATAAACTGGACTTGATTTTATCAAGCATTTCATCCTGGATAATGCTTGTGCCGTGATAAACACTCTTAAGGGCATCACGAATTCGTTCCGGATCATTGTTCTTCAGCAAATACCCTTTGGCACCATTTTTGATTGCGCCAAGGATATAGTCATCATCATCGAACGTTGTTAAAATAACCGGCTTTGTTTTCGTAGACTCCACAATCTGCTTGGTCGCTTCTACCCCATCCATCCGCGGCATCCGTACATCCAATAATGCAATATCCACATCATGTTCCTTGCAATATTCCACAGCCTCTTGCCCGTCATTTACCAGTGCTAGCACTTCAAACTCTTCATAGGTAGATAAAATGATATTTAAACCTTCACGGATAAATGAGTTGTCATCCGCGATAATAATTTTAATGGGCATGCAGTATCCCTCCCGTTCGTGCATCTTTTATAGAGGATGTTCAAAAAGTCCGGTAAAAATGACATGCCCCTGCAAAAGGGGTATGCCGACGCCTGAGCGCAAGCCCGTTTTTAGTCGGCCTTCCTTTGAAGAAGCTCGTTGGCTTGCTTTTCCGCTCCTCATGTACCTTTTATGTACACTCCGGTGCTCAAAGCTACGCCGCCTTGAACTTCTCGGTCCTTTTTATCCTTTTTGAACACTCACTTATACGGAATGTTTCTTGTTACTCAAAATTATAATGGCAATACAGAGGTTTGGCAATTTTGCGTATGCCTGAAATATGAGCATTCAGAATAGTTCAGCGCTGCTGCATTAAAGAGTAAAAATCTTTGGATCAAACTCTAGCTTTGAAAAAAATTTTGAAGCACCTTGATAGTATCACCTAAGTCTATATGATAGGGTAAATATATAGTAAGCATTAAAGGAGATTACCATTCATGTCAAAAGAACATTGGGACAACAGCTTCTCCGATACAGATTATGTTTATGGAGAGACTGCAAATGTCTTTATCCAAGATAAAAGCAACATCATCCCGGAACATGCAAAAATTGGCTGCTTTGCGGAAGGTGAAGGCAGAAATGCAGTTTACCTGGCCACATTAGGTCATGATGTAACAGCATTTGATCAATCAGAAGTTGGCCTGGACAAAACAAATGCATTGGCCGCGAAAAATAATGTGGATGTCAAAACAGTAGCGCTTGACCTGACAAAAGAAAAGGTATTAGAAAATCAATTTGATACTGGGATTATGGTATTTGGCCACGTTCCAAAATCTGACCAGTCATTTTTTATTAATAGCTTAATCAGCTCCGTCAAACCGGGTGGGTATGTGATGTTTGAAGTATACTCTGAAGAACAACTGGAATACGGAACAGGTGGACCGCCAGCGAAGGAAATGCTATATGACCCCAAAGATTTACTGAAATGGATCAGTGATTACAAGGTTCTGCATTTCTATTATGGAGAAGCAGAACGGCATGAAGGGAAAAAGCACAGCGGGGATTGCCATGTAATTCAGGTTGTTTTACAAAAATGATCACAAAAATGGGGAGTAGTGCTGATGTATATCTACTCCCTTGGGTTTACCCGGATCCGCTATGAATGACCGGCTTGCCAAGGCCTCGATACAGTCGGTTTCCGCTTTCCACCTTTAGGCAGGTCCTTCTTATTTACGATCCTCGGTTCCATTCCACGTTCAACTCTCTTTTTCACTCGACTATCCATACGAAAGGTGATCGGTGGCTTAAATAACCGCTTTGCTTTCCGTTTACATTCAGGGCATTCCGCTTCCCGTTTATTTCCTTTCATCCCTTGATACCATAGAGTGAATTCACCACAACTTTCACAACGAAATGTATAGTTTGCCATACCTTATCCCTCCGTACTACTTAGGCAAAATATCCTTATTAAAAATATCCTTTGGCAAGGCGATGGTACAACAAGAGTTAGGAATATCCACAACACCGGCCAGATGTCCTTGCACTGGAGCCGAACCTAATAACATGTATGCCTGTTCACCAGTAAATCCGTGTGATTTCAAGAATTCAATCGCATTTAAACAAGCATTCCGATAAGCGGTATTTGCATCAAGATACGTTTGTTTGCCACTGAATTCATTTACCGATACCCCTTCAAACACAATAAACTCATTATAATGCGGCATAACCGGTCCTGGTCTAAATGCGGGATTGTTCTTAATTTGATATTTCGCCATCCCGCCTTTGATTACATCAACACGTAAATCAATCCATCCTGGCATTTCAATACCACCGCAAAATGTAATTTCCCCATCTCCTTGAGAAAAGTGCAGGTCACCTACCGAAAGTTTTGCACCATCGACAAATACTGGAAAGTAAACCTTGGAACCTTTGGACAACTCCTTAATGTCACAGTTTCCTCCATTTTCCCGGGGTGGAACAGTTCTTGCACCTTCTTTCGCCACACGATCAAAATCTTCACCCCTCAGACTGCCGAGTACCGCATTTTCCCTTGTTGGAAGGTTGGCCAGCGGTGGTACACGATTTGGATCACTGTCAACCAGTTCCTGTTCCCTTCTATTCCATTCGTCAAGCATTTCCTGTGATGGAGCAACACCAATAAGTCCAGGATGAATAATACCGGCAAATTCTACATTTGGCACATGTCTTGATGTCGCATAAATACCATTAAAGTCCCAAATCGATTTCGCCGCTTCCGGATAATGGTCTGTTAGAAAGCTACCTCCATTTTCTTTGGAAAAAATCCCGTTAAATCCCCATTCATGTGCAGCAAACGTACCAATATCCAGAATATCCACGACTAGTAAATCACCTGGTTCTACGCCATTTACATAGACTGGCCCACTAAGCACATGAACTCGGTTTAATTGCACATCACGAATATCGGACGGATCATCATTATTACTTATTTGTCCATCCGTCCAATCCAAACATTCCATACGAAACGATTCCCCTGGGTCAACAGAAAACACTGCGGGTATATCTGGATGCCAACGATTATGTCCCACCATATCCTGCTTATCCATCTTCTTATTCAAATCTACTTTAAAGATCTTTTTGGGCATATCTCCATCTCCTTCAAACAGTTTATAATAAATGATTGCATTTAAATAAAAGTATGTTTGCAAGGAGAGATTTATGATTGATGCATTCAACCCTAACCACAATCATTCAGCTACCTGCTGATTTCAATTTTTACGTTATCTTGTCCCCTATTTTTATTCGATCGATCTGTTATTGACACAACAATCATAACCACAATGTTAACTACGATTCCATACAAAATCGGATTACTTGAAGACAGTCCTTCAATGGCAAGACCACCTAGAATAACTAATGCACTAATCAGGATCGACCAAAAAGCGGCTTTGGCAGTAGCTCTTTTCCAGAATAACCCCAATACGATTGGCACAAAAATCGATCCCGCCAATAAAGCATACGCTACATCAATCGCAACCAGTAATTCTTGTATCCATAACGCAACGACAATAGCTATCATCCCGACAATGAACGTTGTAACACGTGATAATAACAAAAATTGACGATCCGAAATATTTTTGAAGAAATGGTCTTTTAAAATATCTTTTGAGATTAAGGTTGAAGAGGCCAGCAATGTACCAGAGGCGGTGGACATGATTGCTGCGGCTACTGCTGCAAAAACAATACCTAAAAGCCCTGATGGCAATGTCGCAAAAGCCATACTCGTAAAGACATTTTGTGTGTCCGCTATATTTGGCAGAATGATAAGCGCACACATACCGATGAGAATCATAGCCATGGAATACAACAAGCTATAGATCCCAACCAGAACTCCACCTATACGTGCTGTATTGAGACTTTTTGCAGTAAAATAGCGTTGCCAAATGTCCTGTCCAACCATCATTCCAAGTGTAAAGGTTACTAGATATTGGATAATTTGCTTGAATCCAATAGCCGAAAAATCAAAATATGAGCTTGGAAGTTGAGCTGTTAGTTCGCCAAATCCACCTGCTTTCGACAAGCTAATTGGTAGCATGATTAGGAATATACCAGCCGTCATAATGGAGAATTGAATAATATCTGTCATGGAAACAGACCACATGCCACCAAGAATAGTATAGAAAAACACAACTCCTCCACCAATTAGCATGGAAAAAGTTAAATTCCAATCAAAAATAGCACTCAAAAGCGCACCAATTGCAATAACTTGGGTAACACTTACCATTAATGTATAAATGGCTGCAATAACTGCTCCAATTAACTTTGATTCGATGCCAAAAAGCTTCCCAAGTAACTCGCTAATTGTCATTAATTGATATCCAGTTACCTTTTTTAAAAGAAGAAGGCCAAATAACGTAATCCCCAGACCCATTGAAAAGACGAACCAAACACCAGAGAATCCGCTTTCATATCCAAGCTGCGCAGATCCAATGGTTGATGAGCCACCAAGAAATACAGCAGTCAGGCAGCCAAACAGCATGAATACACCAAGATTTCGTCCGGCCAGAATATACATTTCAGAAGTTTTTGCTTTTATGGTACCAAGTATTCCGACTACAACGAGAACCGCAAAATAAATAATAATAATAGTCATGTCAATCCAAGTCATTTATCTCCCACCTTTCCTGGTTCTAAAATATGATTGAACAATTCAAATATAGTCTTTTCGATCATGTCTGCAAAACTATTTAGGAGCCTTGTTCCTGCAGTATACATATTAAACTTTCTAATAAATAGCAGATAAGAACTCCACAAGTGGAAGTTCTTACCTTATCATATCTACTTTCACATCCTGTTCGGCACGTTTTTTCATTGCTATCAACGTAATCATCTCAAAAATAACGGACGATGCTGCAACCGCAGTAATTTCCCCACTATCATAGCTTGGTAATACTTCTACTAAATCAAAACCTTTAATATCAAGCCCATTCAGGCCCCGGACATATTCCAATGCTTCATAACTTGTAGGGCCGCCAACTTCTGGTGTCCCTGTTCCTGGTGCATACGCTGGGTCAAGGAAGTCAATGTCATAAGTAACGAATACTGGACGATCACCTGCACGGGCATGGATTCGTTCCATCACTTTGTCATAACCAATTTCTCTAACTTCTTTCATTGGAATGACTTCATATCCAAGATCCCTCGCATCCTCTATATCTTCCGGACCATAAAGTGGGCCACGCATTCCGACCTGTATGGAATGTTCCACATCGATTAATCCTTCTTCAACTGCCCGGCGGAAAGGCGTTCCATGCACATATTTTTCACCAAAATAGTTATCCCATGTATCACTGTGTGAATCAAAGTGGACTAATGCAATCGGTCCATATTTTTTAGCAAATGCTCGCAAATGGCCCAATGTAATCGAATGATCCCCACCCATCATAACGGGAATAATTTCTTTGTCCAAAATTGGCTCCAGTGCCTGAACAATATTGTCATAGGTCCGATGAATATTTCCCGGAATGATGTCAATATCTCCATAATCGACTCCCGAACAATAATCAAAAATATTAATATCCTGATCAGGGTTATACGGACGTAGTAAAACCGAAAAATTACGGATATGTTGCGGACCATAACGTTGCCCGGTACGATTGGATGCAGCTGTATCAAATGGCACACCGATCACAGCAAAATCCACATCTTCTGTTGTCGGTAAATATTCCAGTCTCATAAATGTACGTGGACCGGTATACCGCGGTGATTTTGACGAATCTTTTGGTTGATACATAAAAATTCCCTCC is a window of Lentibacillus daqui DNA encoding:
- a CDS encoding ABC transporter permease, with the protein product MNILQIAWKEMKHDFRDIRTLVFMLALPIVLMLVLGTALTGAFNEDISIDEMDVVYDNTNDSLTQPFEAFTKGVAESGIDFTPVKDSLDGMDLVKQGKADGYVSIDQAGFHLFVNDQNSIKGSILQGMLASFVDRYNLITEVTKVAPNKADTVFAAPAKHDYINDHAILPTKQPGSMDYYAIVMTTMIALYGAISASGLITSERLWNTASRLMVAPIHKRDIFIGKVLGSIVINMVCVALVVVFSKLVFHANWGDHWGMIFLVLLTEVILAVSFGLGLSFLIKTPAGPAMVIMIVIQLASFFGGAYFPIDDADGVLQVITNLSPLTWENDALFKTIYANDLSSVLPAIGMNIGLAMLFLLIATISLRRREGL
- a CDS encoding ABC transporter ATP-binding protein, which codes for MNILKIKDLTKKFGDFIAVDNMSLSIAEGEIFGFLGSNGAGKSTVIHMVTGLLRKNNGSIMILGKETSKHSEFIKKHIGLVPQELAIYEDLTAYENVRFFAGLYGLRGQKLQDRTEEALKFVGLTEKQKSYPKTFSGGMKRRLNIACAIAHQPKLIIMDEPTVGIDPQSRNYILTSVRKLNEMGCTIIYTSHYMEEVEEICTRIAIIDHGKIIAEGTKEQLKSLITDSKLIFITVQSVEAIDVTAIQAIQGVANINVVENTVQITTELGVNNLNQIIAYFINNQIEIRTLDEKEPNLETVFLTLTGRNLRDA
- a CDS encoding sensor histidine kinase — protein: MERWTIINKLVLIFFIVLTFVYQQTTGISWDVFLLLLYICINISLHLFRRRTFITLFLLASMVLSVIASIHVSPFFILLVPLSIIELFDQWTAQKILPFVFAIIPVFYISVEIQPVYMLVAVYTFLTYTMGKMYHHKLVKSEEQLDAMRVTQHKLMKQINENDVFMKQSAYTFKLEERNRISQQIHDDIGHAITGALIQMEATKRLLKIDQEKAEELLQNAIGITQDGIERIRLTLKNMKPTTEQVGINRLKLYLDEFAAKHEKHTVLTYNGNMERITSFQWKIIQENITEALTNSLKYAENSTQITVDVKVLNKLIKVEVKDDGQGTEKIEKGLGIIGMEERTAALDGKIIIDGKDGFSVTTLLPIQ
- a CDS encoding response regulator transcription factor: MPIKIIIADDNSFIREGLNIILSTYEEFEVLALVNDGQEAVEYCKEHDVDIALLDVRMPRMDGVEATKQIVESTKTKPVILTTFDDDDYILGAIKNGAKGYLLKNNDPERIRDALKSVYHGTSIIQDEMLDKIKSSLSSGHQQEKETKIDKNLFTERELEIMGYIAKGYANKEIAEHMYISGGTVANYITTILGKTGLKHRTQIAVYYLTGNVY
- a CDS encoding class I SAM-dependent methyltransferase — encoded protein: MSKEHWDNSFSDTDYVYGETANVFIQDKSNIIPEHAKIGCFAEGEGRNAVYLATLGHDVTAFDQSEVGLDKTNALAAKNNVDVKTVALDLTKEKVLENQFDTGIMVFGHVPKSDQSFFINSLISSVKPGGYVMFEVYSEEQLEYGTGGPPAKEMLYDPKDLLKWISDYKVLHFYYGEAERHEGKKHSGDCHVIQVVLQK
- a CDS encoding zinc ribbon domain-containing protein, yielding MANYTFRCESCGEFTLWYQGMKGNKREAECPECKRKAKRLFKPPITFRMDSRVKKRVERGMEPRIVNKKDLPKGGKRKPTVSRPWQAGHS
- the fmdA gene encoding formamidase, which gives rise to MPKKIFKVDLNKKMDKQDMVGHNRWHPDIPAVFSVDPGESFRMECLDWTDGQISNNDDPSDIRDVQLNRVHVLSGPVYVNGVEPGDLLVVDILDIGTFAAHEWGFNGIFSKENGGSFLTDHYPEAAKSIWDFNGIYATSRHVPNVEFAGIIHPGLIGVAPSQEMLDEWNRREQELVDSDPNRVPPLANLPTRENAVLGSLRGEDFDRVAKEGARTVPPRENGGNCDIKELSKGSKVYFPVFVDGAKLSVGDLHFSQGDGEITFCGGIEMPGWIDLRVDVIKGGMAKYQIKNNPAFRPGPVMPHYNEFIVFEGVSVNEFSGKQTYLDANTAYRNACLNAIEFLKSHGFTGEQAYMLLGSAPVQGHLAGVVDIPNSCCTIALPKDIFNKDILPK
- a CDS encoding sodium:solute symporter; amino-acid sequence: MTWIDMTIIIIYFAVLVVVGILGTIKAKTSEMYILAGRNLGVFMLFGCLTAVFLGGSSTIGSAQLGYESGFSGVWFVFSMGLGITLFGLLLLKKVTGYQLMTISELLGKLFGIESKLIGAVIAAIYTLMVSVTQVIAIGALLSAIFDWNLTFSMLIGGGVVFFYTILGGMWSVSMTDIIQFSIMTAGIFLIMLPISLSKAGGFGELTAQLPSSYFDFSAIGFKQIIQYLVTFTLGMMVGQDIWQRYFTAKSLNTARIGGVLVGIYSLLYSMAMILIGMCALIILPNIADTQNVFTSMAFATLPSGLLGIVFAAVAAAIMSTASGTLLASSTLISKDILKDHFFKNISDRQFLLLSRVTTFIVGMIAIVVALWIQELLVAIDVAYALLAGSIFVPIVLGLFWKRATAKAAFWSILISALVILGGLAIEGLSSSNPILYGIVVNIVVMIVVSITDRSNKNRGQDNVKIEISR
- the speB gene encoding agmatinase; this translates as MYQPKDSSKSPRYTGPRTFMRLEYLPTTEDVDFAVIGVPFDTAASNRTGQRYGPQHIRNFSVLLRPYNPDQDINIFDYCSGVDYGDIDIIPGNIHRTYDNIVQALEPILDKEIIPVMMGGDHSITLGHLRAFAKKYGPIALVHFDSHSDTWDNYFGEKYVHGTPFRRAVEEGLIDVEHSIQVGMRGPLYGPEDIEDARDLGYEVIPMKEVREIGYDKVMERIHARAGDRPVFVTYDIDFLDPAYAPGTGTPEVGGPTSYEALEYVRGLNGLDIKGFDLVEVLPSYDSGEITAVAASSVIFEMITLIAMKKRAEQDVKVDMIR